The following coding sequences lie in one Streptosporangiales bacterium genomic window:
- a CDS encoding dehydratase, whose protein sequence is MRPPRHLDPRSAHPGRRTAARRGSRHRSARRDRSPIRLDAVRYWDDFAVGQVYELGSVEITTEDIVDFAKQWDPQPFHLDDAAGRETPFHGIIASGWHTASAFMRLYVDNLLLHCKAEGGFGVDELRWLKPVRPGDVLTARATIEEVHASKTRPRGTVRLRWEMFDRHGEPVLRMYGINLFGRRPAGAEAAAD, encoded by the coding sequence ATGCGGCCTCCCCGCCACCTCGACCCGCGTTCCGCCCATCCTGGCCGACGAACCGCGGCGAGGCGAGGGTCACGTCACAGAAGTGCCAGGCGCGACCGCTCACCCATTAGGCTCGACGCCGTGCGCTACTGGGACGACTTCGCCGTGGGCCAGGTCTACGAGCTCGGTTCCGTCGAGATCACGACCGAGGACATCGTCGACTTCGCGAAGCAGTGGGACCCGCAGCCCTTCCACCTCGACGACGCTGCGGGACGCGAGACCCCGTTCCACGGCATCATCGCGAGCGGCTGGCACACCGCGTCGGCGTTCATGCGCCTGTACGTCGACAACCTGTTGCTGCACTGCAAGGCGGAGGGTGGCTTCGGCGTCGACGAGCTGCGCTGGCTCAAGCCGGTGCGGCCCGGTGACGTCCTGACGGCGCGCGCCACCATCGAGGAGGTGCACGCGTCGAAGACCCGTCCACGCGGCACGGTGCGGCTGCGGTGGGAGATGTTCGACCGGCACGGCGAGCCCGTGCTCCGGATGTACGGCATCAACCTGTTCGGCCGCCGCCCCGCCGGT